One genomic region from Bufo bufo chromosome 3, aBufBuf1.1, whole genome shotgun sequence encodes:
- the LOC120994030 gene encoding zona pellucida sperm-binding protein 4-like — translation MEWWKLVVIAAQILRALADNSHGLQELPEVQCGEENMQIIVPQHLKQNSTMKVLNKDGKMEPLRNDPSCGIWVTQKYDGSAIVGISYDGCYVSQTDTHFVLTLGLTKKQDGGKKVTVRKEMTCAVGIYHDSPIPSQCDSVLRPDRLSCTSSQDSCETMGCCYDPADSITPCYYGNKVTARCTSDGLFSIALPNTLTVPPLNLTSVRLLQNGGPECNPTASNSYFLLYQFPISACGTTYKLVGDQAVYENQLVASKTLRTWNSISITRDSTFRLLVRCSFAVSGLLPLKVDVVTLPPPPPVSSIGPINFELRISLDSSYFSYYTDSDYPVVKVLRDPVYVEVRILQRSDPNLVLVLHQCWSTPSPDPLSSIQWPILIDGCPFTGDNYMSDVIPVAPGSVLPFPSYYSRFDVKTFTFVDQNTEMPLAGQVYIHCSASACVPSPSDNCATVCNRRKRSVYMLSNKSDVVLVSSDVPIYFDNSLPEMQNDREDIYGFRISQPGALINGAAIAMGFVAVFLLTLTTWALHRQRKSRSLLISKLPVTEKTVNIKTIFS, via the exons ATAAAGATGGAAAAATGGAGCCTCTGAGAAATGACCCATCTTGCGGTATTTGGGTGACCCAGAAATATGATGGTTCTGCAATTGTTGGAATTTCTTATGATGGCTGCTATGTGTCTCAAACT GACACCCACTTTGTGTTGACTCTTGGGCTCACTAAGAAACAAGATGGTGGAAAGAAAGTCACTGTGCGGAAGGAGATGACTTGTGCTGTGGGAATCT accaTGACTCTCCAATTCCAAGCCAGTGTGATTCCGTCCTAAGGCCAGACAGACTGAGCTGTACAAGTTCTCAGGACTCGTGTGAAACTATGGGCTGCTGCTACGATCCTGCTGACAGTATTACTCCATGCTACTATGGAAACAAAG TGACTGCCCGCTGCACATCAGACGGCCTCTTCTCCATTGCCCTTCCAAACACCTTGACTGTGCCCCCGCTGAACCTGACATCTGTACGACTGCTCCAAAATGGCGGCCCAGAATGTAATCCAACAGCTAGCAATAGCTATTTCCTCCTCTACCAGTTCCCGATTTCTGCTTGTGGAACCACCTACAAG CTGGTTGGGGACCAAGCGGTGTATGAGAACCAGCTGGTGGCATCCAAAACCTTGAGGACCTGGAACAGCATATCAATTACCAGAGACTCCACCTTCAG ATTATTGGTTCGCTGTAGTTTTGCAGTTAGCGGCTTACTCCCATTGAAAGTGGATGTAGTGACTCTACCACCCCCACCACCTGTGTCAAGTATAGGACCTATTAACTTTGAATTGAGAATCAGTTTAG ATTCCAGCTACTTCAGTTATTATACGGACTCTGATTATCCAGTGGtaaaagtcctgagggatccagtgTATGTGGAGGTCAGAATCTTGCAGAGAAGCGACCCGAATCTTGTCCTTGTCCTACACCAGTGCTGGTCCACGCCATCTCCTGACCCTCTGAGCAGCATCCAGTGGCCAATACTTATTGATGG GTGTCCATTCACTGGTGACAACTACATGTCTGATGTGATTCCTGTAGCTCCAGGTTCTGTTTTACCTTTCCCTTCTTATTACTCACGGTTTGATGTGAAGACTTTTACCTTTGTGGATCAGAACACAGAGATGCCTCTTGCAGGACAG GTATACATTCACTGCAGCGCTTCTGCTTGTGTCCCCTCTCCAAGTGACAACTGCGCTACCGTGTGTAACAGAC GTAAAAGATCTGTCTATATGTTAAGCAATAAGAGTGATGTGGTGCTGGTATCATCAGATGTTCCCATCTACTTCGACAACTCTCTGCCAGAGATGCAGAATGACAGGGAAG ACATCTACGGATTCAGAATTTCCCAGCCGGGTGCTCTGATAAACGGCGCAGCCATAGCCATGGGGTTTGTGGCAGTATTTCTTCTGACCCTGACGACTTGGGCCCTGCACAGACAACGGAAATCCAGGTCTCTACTGATCAGCAAGTTACCTGTGACAGAAAAGACTGTAAATATCAAGACCATCTTCAGCTAA